Proteins from one Telopea speciosissima isolate NSW1024214 ecotype Mountain lineage chromosome 1, Tspe_v1, whole genome shotgun sequence genomic window:
- the LOC122653841 gene encoding uncharacterized protein LOC122653841, producing MSKPLSSHVTVPLPQAMWNRIWTCRTLLKIKSFLWKAVGGALATGMALSKRKIPLEPSCPRCGAASETIEHIILANPFAKAVWFGSHLALNPYQSQSLSVPEWIMNWSSLLILGKEESRKDMSLCSFIAWNIWKARNELVFSSKAGSPYEVLFNPQQAHSELFTLRGSPPTCNHGVRNAPDLPLYWKPPISPTFKLNTDAALTFKKDKGDLGFVMRDHSSNMVYASSEPNSFTSMLLGEGLAIRLGMIQAIGEYIDHLEVESDSKKMISFIQDPSRNALADISPVVNDISHLSSFFRSISFSYIPREINSVADSLARKALSILCRIDWPHSTPWLQEVCLSDALALTHLFQ from the coding sequence ATGTCAAAACCTTTGTCTTCTCATGTGACTGTGCCCCTCCCTCAAGCAATGTGGAATAGAATCTGGACCTGCAGGACACttctgaaaattaaaagtttTCTTTGGAAAGCTGTAGGAGGAGCTCTTGCTACAGGTATGGCTCTCTCTAAGCGAAAAATTCCCCTTGAGCCCAGTTGTCCTAGATGTGGTGCAGCCTCTGAGACTATTGAACATATCATTTTGGCCAACCCTTTTGCAAAGGCAGTGTGGTTTGGATCCCATCTGGCACTGAATCCTTATCAgtctcaatctctctctgtTCCTGAGTGGATCATGAACTGGTCATCCCTCCTAATTCTAGGCAAAGAAGAGTCGAGGAAGGACATGTCCCTTTGTAGCTTCATAGCATGGAATATCTGGAAAGCTCGAAATGAGCTAGTTTTCTCCAGTAAGGCTGGATCCCCCTATGAAGTCTTGTTCAATCCACAACAGGCTCATTCAGAACTTTTTACCTTAAGAGGGTCACCTCCTACTTGCAATCATGGGGTAAGGAATGCCCCCGACCTCCCGCTATACTGGAAGCCTCCCATTTCCCCAACCTTTAAGTTGAATACTGATGCAGCGCTGACATTCAAGAAGGATAAAGGCGACCTGGGTTTTGTTATGAGAGATCACTCTAGCAACATGGTGTATGCTTCTTCTGAACCTAACAGCTTCACCTCTATGCTTTTGGGAGAAGGTCTTGCTATAAGGTTGGGTATGATCCAAGCCATTGGGGAATACATTGATCATTTAGAGGTGGAATCGGACAGCAAGAAGATGATCTCCTTTATTCAAGATCCTTCAAGAAATGCCCTTGCTGATATTTCGCCAGTTGTAAATGACATAAgtcatctctcttcttttttcaggtcaatttctttctcttatatCCCTAGAGAGATTAACAGCGTGGCTGACTCTCTAGCCAGGAAGGCTCTATCCATTTTGTGTAGGATAGATTGGCCTcactccactccttggctccaagaGGTTTGTCTCTCTGATGCCTTGGCTTTGACACACCTTTTTCAATAG